The segment TCAGTGAGACCATCCGGAACCGGGTCATCGCTGCCCGTGAGATGCAGGACAAAAGGTTCGAAAATGAAAAGGGAGTGTACTGCAACGCCCACATGTCGACCAAACTGACCCGAAAAATCTGCAGGGTGGGAGAAGCAGGCGAGGAACTGCTGAAAAACGCGATGCAGCGTCTCAACCTCTCGGCACGCGCTTACAACCGTATCCTGAAAGTGGCCCGCACCATCGCCGACCTGGAACAGAGCCAGGCCATTTCCACAGAACATTTGGCGGAAGCCATCCAGTACCGCAGCCTCGACAGGGAGAGCTGGGGGACGTGAGGGGAATCCATGACACTATTTGAAACGTCCTCCATATTAAATTGAATCCCAGTGACGTTTTTCATTTAAAATAGTATCTTTGAAATTCATTCCAAATTGTCCATCCCATGCAGGAAAAAGAGGAAGTTATCCGGCTGGATAACATAGTTCGGCATTTCAAAGTTGGAACGGAGATTGTGAAAGCGCTCCGGTCCATTACACTCACCATCTACCGTAACGAATTTGTGGCGCTGATGGGACCGTCAGGCTCAGGCAAATCCACCCTGATGAACCTCCTGGGTTGCCTGGATACCCCCACCAGCGGTCACTACTTCCTTAACGGGAATGATGTCAGTAAACTGAACGACAACGCACTTGCTGAGATACGAAACCGGGAGATCGGTTTCATCTTTCAAACATTCAATCTCCTGCCCCGCTCCACTGCACTCGAAAATGTGATGCTGCCGATGATCTATGCCGGCCTCAATAAATCAAAGCGGATGGAAAGGGCAAAGGAAGTCATTGAAGATGTTAAACTTACCGACAGGATGCTCCATAAGCCCAATGAACTTTCGGGCGGACAGCGGCAACGGGTTGCCATTGCCCGGGCCCTTGTCAACAATCCCTCCATCATTCTGGCCGACGAGCCCACAGGTAACCTCGACTCCAGGACATCCATCGAGATCATGGGAGTGCTCGAACACATCCATAGAGAAGGAAATACCATTATTGTCGTAACCCACGAGGAATCCATCGCCCGGCATGCCCACCGCATCATCCGGCTGATCGACGGACTGGTGGCCAGCGATGAGGTGAATAAGAACATCTTCACAATGGCTGACTATTCCAAGGAAGAGATGGCAGTTGAAGGATGAAAACGAACTGCTTACCCTAACCCAGATGTCAAAATGGCGGAGGAAATTAAAATTTATACAAAAACGGGTGATGCAGGGGAAACCTCCCTGATCGGAGGCAAAAGGGTGCCCAAGTTTGATCCCCGCATCGAAGCGTACGGTACCGTGGATGAACTGAACTCCTATCTGGGGCTTTTACGGGATCTCCATATCGACAAACATTCCAGGGAAATCCTCCTGGAAATCCAGGACAGGCTGTTCACCGCTGAATCGTTGCTGGCGGCCGAAGATCCGGCCGACTTCTCCCATGTGCCCCACCTTCATGAGGAGGATGTCGTACTGCTGGAAAAAGAAATGGATGCAATGAGCCGGGATCTGCCCCAACTGGTTTCTTTCATTCTTCCCGGCGGACATCCCGTTGTCTCGCACTGCCACATCGCACGGTGCATCTGCCGCCGCGCTGAACGCCTTGTAATCAAACTGGCTCAGGAAAAACCGGTCGATCAACTGGTCATAAAATACCTGAACCGCCTGTCGGATTATCTGTTCATCCTCAGCCGAAAATTCAGCAAAGACTTTAACGTAGTCGAAACTATCTGGAAAGCAAGGATTTAGGTGAATTATTTTTTTAAAATTAAGTTTATTTTGTTTTAAATACCATAAATAAAATAAAACTACTTTTGCAAAAAATTCTGAACCCTTAAATTCTCCGGAATATGTACTGGACCCTTGAACTCGCTTCAAAACTGGAAGATGCCCCCTGGCCAGCCACCAAGGATGAGCTGATCGACTGGTGCATCCGTTCAGGAGCTCCTCAGGAGGTAATCGAAAACCTGCAGGAACTCGAAGATGAAGGTGAGATTTATGAACGTATCGAGGATTTATGGCCCGATTATCCTACCAAAGAGGATTTCTTCTTCCATGAAGATGAATACTGAAAGGCTGATGGCGTAAAGGATCTGACCTCCTTTACGCCATCTCTTTTTGACCCGACCCTAAATTGTACTAACTTTGCAACCCATTTTCCAGTAGAATCCCTCTAAGAATGATCGTATGGTAAGTTTTCTGAACAAGATCCTCGGAAGTAAATCGCAACGGGATATCACCACCATTAATCCATTGCTTGCCCAGATCAAACCAGCCTATGAAAAAATCACCCTTCTTTCAAACGACGAATTAAGGGCCAAAACATACGAATTCAAGCAGAAGATCAAAAATGCCATCCAGGAAGAAGAAGACAAAATCGTACAGTTGAAAAATTCAATTGACGAAAATCCAGAGATGGATGTGG is part of the Bacteroidales bacterium genome and harbors:
- a CDS encoding cob(I)yrinic acid a,c-diamide adenosyltransferase: MAEEIKIYTKTGDAGETSLIGGKRVPKFDPRIEAYGTVDELNSYLGLLRDLHIDKHSREILLEIQDRLFTAESLLAAEDPADFSHVPHLHEEDVVLLEKEMDAMSRDLPQLVSFILPGGHPVVSHCHIARCICRRAERLVIKLAQEKPVDQLVIKYLNRLSDYLFILSRKFSKDFNVVETIWKARI
- a CDS encoding DUF2795 domain-containing protein, translated to MYWTLELASKLEDAPWPATKDELIDWCIRSGAPQEVIENLQELEDEGEIYERIEDLWPDYPTKEDFFFHEDEY
- a CDS encoding ABC transporter ATP-binding protein codes for the protein MQEKEEVIRLDNIVRHFKVGTEIVKALRSITLTIYRNEFVALMGPSGSGKSTLMNLLGCLDTPTSGHYFLNGNDVSKLNDNALAEIRNREIGFIFQTFNLLPRSTALENVMLPMIYAGLNKSKRMERAKEVIEDVKLTDRMLHKPNELSGGQRQRVAIARALVNNPSIILADEPTGNLDSRTSIEIMGVLEHIHREGNTIIVVTHEESIARHAHRIIRLIDGLVASDEVNKNIFTMADYSKEEMAVEG